The window TTTTTGCTTGATATTATCCATGATTTCTATATTTGTGAAAGCGAGCTCATTCCcgtgataaaaatatataaaaaaaatattttcaaaccaTGATTTCCTATCAAAATCTAATTTGGGTgaaatttatagtgtttttaactaatattatttttcgatagagtataatatttttaatttgtactacttttgaatagagttatagtaTTTGTAAaaacattaattattttttattatttttatttttataacgaaaatttatgataatttaaaCTAATTAAGAATGAGTAGGATTATAGGATTTTTAATTCAGCAATAAAaagaacactatatatatatatatatatatatatatatatatatatagcgtgcAGAAAATGACAGTGTGGTACTGCAACACCAGGTTAGATTTCTTTTCTCAAGATTCCCTCTGCTTTCTTTTCTCCTCATGTTTCAGGCTGTTGGTGATCGTAATGGGGGATGAGTCGTCCAGCATTTTTGTCACCGGCTCTGCCTCGATCTGAGGGAGGAGGAACTTTAGATTCTATAAAGCAAAATGTACCGCAGCGACGACGGCTTCATATCTTACATATTATTATCTATATTATTAGCATATCTTACATATTATTATCTATATTATTAGAATATGGGACATCAAACTATTTAGCTTcttcaaaaaataattatatatatatatatatatacattctgcCTATCCCATTTATGACATTAGACAAAGTGTACTAATCTGAGGAGGGTTTTTAACGAAAATAAAATTCACCATAATTTAGGCTAGTCTTCTTCTTACTAGTCtcgaaataatataaataatttagtcCTTGTCGTTCTTAAGGAAAATAATCCTTAAGATTAAGGCTAGTCTTCTTCTTACTAGCTTCAAGTACTGGTTGAAGTAGTAAAAAAAAATAACCCTTCTTTTTATTTTACTCGTAGGTACAACCTCTGTAAATTTGATTAAGCTTTTTTATAGAATCACATTTAAACTGATTTGTAAGAATATTTTGGTCCCTGAAGAACATTTTGAGCCTATGTATAGCAGTAAAAGTTGGATAGTATTTTGCacatctctctgtctctctaaTTTTCTGACCCTTTTTCCTCTACTTCTTGAGTGTCGTTATAATTGGGTGTCTGCGCCTGATACTGTCCTCTCTTGTGCATCAATAATATATATGGCAGCAGAGAGAGTGAAGGGTGATTGATTTAACTAAAGCAAGAAAGCCTCCTCCTTTCCATCAAAGTTATTCTGATAAGCTCAGGCAAGGATGGCTTATCTGTGGCTATTATTAACATATGTTGAAGAGAGCAGAGAGAAGCCAATGCAAAGATTACACAAAGAAGACAACAACAAGTGAGCATTAAAGCTCTCGATCCTTACATCAGTTAACAAATAAGGGTCCACTCCACCGTGGGTGGAACCTACATGAAATCATGGGTCAATGACTTCGTCTAATGCCCTTAGGAGTTGCTTTGCTGCAAAGGTTTCATAGAGAATGGGTCACAAATCAagcataaatttttattttttttgaatcaaaAAAATTTGTGGAACAGAATAGAATAGAATAATGCCAAATAACAAAAGCACAGATCCTCATTCACTTCAGATTTGAGCTGCAGATAGAGTCATTTTCCAAGTATACTTATTTTTAACCCAATGCACTTATGATCAAATTTTATCTACAACTCATGGAAGTTCTCACTGACATCAATTAATGCCATTTGTTGCCAGACTAGCATATTTAATACAATTTTCGCAACATTATAACTTGTAAATTATCTCTGAAAATTCTTTCCAAGTAACATTAAGCATCATATTAAATGGTTACCTTACCTTAGACAGGAAAATTACAAAGGGATCCGTAAAATAATGACACTGAAAATGAAAAGGAACTAAAATTTGAGACTCCAAGTGATAAATTGGCTATAAACATGTAAAGGGATCAAATAAAttaatctgtgtgtgtgtgtgtgtgtgtgtgtgtgtgtgtgtttgagaGTGAAGCGTGAAAAAAAGGCATTACCAATACCAAATTGGCTATAAACTTTAGATTCAGAATACATTTCAACTTTTTTCTTAATGCAAAAAGGCATTACCAATACAAAATTGTAGTACGTTAAAGAGCTTGAAGAATGAATTAAGTGAGAAATTTATGCGGTATGAAATGTGACCTTCCACCTCTTGGAAATAACTCACACTGCAATAAGCACATCAGGACAGAGAAGCAATCCGAGTTAGGGAAGTAGGAAGTCCCCCGCCTTATCTCTCTTCCATAGCGGACATCACTGCATTCAGTGCTCGAGTTGGAATGGCAAGCAATAGAAAGATTTGAACCAAAAAGATTTGAAGTGGACGGGAGACAATTAAATTCCTGAAGTGTTAGTCGATGCagacacagcagcagcagcagcagcagtggtgTGAGGAGGATCACGACCTCCTTAAAGAAGAAGCAAGTGCGCAGGTGTGCAGCAGCAGTGGTGTGAGGAGTTCCTCAGAAAAGTTTGGGGAAGGTGGATGctacaaagttttttttttttttttttttgtctttattttttatttccgtCTTCAAGGAGTGATTTGTCAACAGATCTAAAGATCAATTAGAAGTGGAGattgtttgtttttgtttttttaaagTGACACAACAGGAGGGATTTGAGTAAAAAAACTGCTTCTGATGCCATCCATAGACCCACCACAATAATTCATAATGTTTTTAACAAAGACACCTCTCTCATCAGCATCACCGTTCAAATCCATGGAGTCCAAATTTTGTGGTGACTTGAAAACTGGACCACCAGAATAGGAACAAGGGAGTCTACCAGCCTACAATGAAGGAATATACGGTCACTTGCGAGCTACCATGTCGATTCCGGAGACTTCCCTCCCGAGCCATGATCCAAGTCTACAATCTTTAATACTACAAGTCGAGCAATAATATGCACAGCAATCACCACCCCACCAAAGCACGATGCTACTTGCTGAGTTTGAAAGGTGTCCAGCCCTTCACTTCGATgggtggggagagagagagagagagcagcagcagcagcagcagatgggAGCCAGGGAAATGGGCTTCGAAAAGCGCATGACAGTGCGTGTTCCCTTACTTTTGTTGCAATGATGGAAGATCGCAACggatagaagaaaaagaaaacgatACAAAAGTATCAGCCAACGGAGCCGTCGCCGTCGCCATCGCCATCGCCAAAATCTACCGCCAGAAGATACAAGTGACTGTGGCTTTGTGATGTCTATCTATATCTCCCTTCCATTTTCATAAACATTACTTACTAGATGGATACCTCTCATTCGAAGTGGCGCAGTGCATGAGCCAATCAAAAtgagagaatgagagagagagagagagagagagagagagagagagagagagagagcgagcgagggaACACTCGGCCAAACAAGAGGCAATTTGAGAAAGGTTCTTCACAGGTGTTCTGCCGCCCACGAACGTTGAGCCACGCCTCCAAGCCCCTCCCACAGGTGGTGTTCTTCGACGCCCACTGTTATTTAATTGGAGAAGAAGAACAAACTAACTTTGGCCACATTGGGCGAATCAAACAATTTAAAGCTGCGGTCCTAAAGCCCAGAAACCACTTCTTCCTCACCTCACCGGTTTTCTAGTATCAACAACAGATGTGCACGCATTGGATTTGAATCGATCAACCAAAAGGAAAAGGTAAATGTCAATTGAATAATGAGGTGGCTGTTGAACTTGAGATACTAAGCGGCACGAAATCAGTaatctttttctcttttattcaTTGAGGCAGcatcaatagaatcaaaattaCAATAGCCTCGTAGCGAAAGAGTGGGCGGAGCAAAAGAACAATAAGAACTGACTAATGCAGATTAAACCCGTAAAAGAATTATAAACCCTGAAAATTTGTAGAGGGGAAGCAGAAAATACTACCAACTGCGGAAATAGATAGCCGAGCTGATTATAGTATCACATTGGAGGTTATGTTGAAGCGGCCGAGGAAAGGATTTAACGCGGCGGCAGCGGCTGGGTTGTCAGGCGACAGCGGGCTCGTAGAGGTCGTAGGGCGCCCAGAGGTGATCCAGCGGGCACGGCCGGTTCGAGTCGAGACGCACCCATGGCTTGCCGCTGCCGCTCCAATGGAGGAGGCTCACCGGCCCCCGGTGGAGGTCCCGGCAGCTGCCGCGGACGTTGTCCCCACCGAGCCCATGCTGATTCCACCTGTGATCGATCGGCGCCACGTGCCCCGCGAACACTAGCAGGAAGGGCGGCAGTGATCCCAGCTCGTAGATCCGGCCGGCGCCGCCAGTTGCTGCGCCGCTCTTCTGCACCTTCATCCACCGCTCGATCCGTCGTGTGTACCCGGAGCGCCGCCACCGGACCAGATCGAGCACCATTACACCCGTGTTGAAGTAGCACGGCCGACGGCCGGCGAACGTGGCCGCTAGGCGCTGGTCGGACCAGAAGCGGGCCGTGAAGTACTTGGTGAAGTTGGCGTGGCAGTACTCTGGCGCGCCCACGGGGCGCGACCCCAGCCCCGTCCGCCAGAGCTTGCCGATGTCGTCGACGACCACCAGGTCGGAGTCGAGGTAGATTACCCGGCTCACGCACCGCTCGAGGATCTCCGCCAAGTAGTTGCGCGCGTAGTTGAGTGGCTGCTCCAGGGCCTGCCGCACCGACGTCGAGATCATTCCCCGCACGCGGTCCGGGTCGAAGTAGTATGCTTTGAGGCGGAGCCCTGGTAAGGAGGACCGCACAACCGGCTCCAGCCCTGGCTCCGAAAGCAGCAAGTGGAAGAAGACGCTCTCGGGGCAACGGGCATGGGTGAGCACCGAGTGAACCGCCGCGATCGAGCCGCGCAGGTATTCCTCGTCGAGCGTGATGGCGATGTGCACAAGCGACGGGTCGCAGACACAGGTTCCGTTCGCCGATGGCGGCTCGCACTCAGCGGCATTGTGGAATATCGGAGCCCTCCGGAATCGGGAGCCGTCAGCGACGCCGGAGACGGCGGCAATATGGTGATCGTAGCCGCCGTTAGAGATGCCGAGGTAATGAGACGACCGGATGGCCTCGGCGGGTGGGAAAGATTGGAGGGACGGGGAGAGGACGACCATGATCATGGCAGCGGAACAGAAGCCGGAGAGGCGGACGACCCACAGCATAGTTCCGGCAACCCAGCGGCGGCCGCCTCCGCCGCCACCGTAGCAGCCCTTCCGCTTCCGGCGCCTCCGGATCTTGAAACCAGAGAGATCGGCGAGGTGGGCGATGAC of the Musa acuminata AAA Group cultivar baxijiao chromosome BXJ3-2, Cavendish_Baxijiao_AAA, whole genome shotgun sequence genome contains:
- the LOC135631396 gene encoding probable galacturonosyltransferase-like 7, encoding MLWVVRLSGFCSAAMIMVVLSPSLQSFPPAEAIRSSHYLGISNGGYDHHIAAVSGVADGSRFRRAPIFHNAAECEPPSANGTCVCDPSLVHIAITLDEEYLRGSIAAVHSVLTHARCPESVFFHLLLSEPGLEPVVRSSLPGLRLKAYYFDPDRVRGMISTSVRQALEQPLNYARNYLAEILERCVSRVIYLDSDLVVVDDIGKLWRTGLGSRPVGAPEYCHANFTKYFTARFWSDQRLAATFAGRRPCYFNTGVMVLDLVRWRRSGYTRRIERWMKVQKSGAATGGAGRIYELGSLPPFLLVFAGHVAPIDHRWNQHGLGGDNVRGSCRDLHRGPVSLLHWSGSGKPWVRLDSNRPCPLDHLWAPYDLYEPAVA